Proteins found in one Alicyclobacillus cycloheptanicus genomic segment:
- a CDS encoding Crp/Fnr family transcriptional regulator, with product MSSAVELLKQISLFKDLTPTELEHVHELAVEHHYERGAYVFMEGQDREAVYFIGRGLIKVLKVDDEGREHIVNILGRGAMFPHVGFFQDTPYPGTAQAMEPSDLLSIRCRQFDELLTENPEIARKVMRVMGERILMLQSKLQELASFDSHERVVALLRHFAEEHGEPGPGGVHVKLPITHGEMAHMIGMTRESVNRIWNQLRRDGVLSGERDAWVLHLEKLNHGQ from the coding sequence ATGTCATCTGCTGTGGAATTACTGAAGCAAATTTCATTGTTTAAAGATTTGACGCCCACGGAACTGGAACATGTTCATGAACTGGCTGTCGAGCATCACTACGAGCGCGGGGCGTACGTATTCATGGAAGGCCAGGATCGGGAGGCCGTATATTTCATCGGTCGAGGGCTCATCAAGGTGCTCAAAGTGGATGACGAAGGTCGCGAACACATCGTCAACATTCTGGGGCGCGGAGCAATGTTTCCGCACGTTGGTTTCTTTCAGGACACCCCGTACCCAGGAACGGCACAGGCGATGGAACCGAGCGACCTGCTTTCCATTCGGTGCAGGCAGTTCGACGAACTGCTCACCGAGAACCCGGAAATTGCCCGAAAGGTGATGCGGGTGATGGGCGAGCGGATCCTGATGCTCCAGTCCAAGCTTCAGGAATTGGCGTCGTTTGATTCGCACGAACGCGTCGTTGCGCTCCTGCGGCACTTCGCGGAAGAGCACGGAGAGCCGGGCCCAGGTGGCGTGCATGTCAAACTCCCGATTACGCACGGCGAGATGGCACACATGATTGGCATGACGCGCGAGTCGGTGAACCGGATTTGGAACCAGCTCCGGCGTGATGGGGTGCTGAGCGGCGAACGGGACGCGTGGGTGCTGCATTTGGAGAAGCTGAATCATGGGCAGTAA
- a CDS encoding heme o synthase, with translation MSISHAEQVGELHKSSTLKVVEVAKAYLTLTKPRIAILLLFTAFAAMIVAAQGIPTLRQMVLGLVGLGLSAGGAAAINMWYDRDIDAVMTRTAKRPLPSGVVSPGQALTFGLLLGVASVVLLATTVNWLAAILSGAGYVYYAVIYTMLLKRRTPQNIVIGGGAGAFPPLVGWAVVTGHLSLMAVLMFVVIFLWTPSHFWGLALYKNEDYTRAGVPMMPVAKGSRSTKRQMVAYAVLLLAASLALTPVMRAEILYTVLAGIFGLGFLLVNIRLLSEPDDEHRWSKRTFFASLLYLPAMFTVMAICALA, from the coding sequence GTGAGTATCTCCCATGCTGAGCAAGTCGGAGAGTTACACAAGTCGTCGACGCTCAAAGTGGTGGAAGTCGCGAAAGCCTACCTGACGTTGACCAAGCCACGTATCGCAATTTTGTTGTTGTTCACCGCGTTCGCCGCCATGATTGTCGCGGCACAAGGGATACCAACCCTTCGTCAGATGGTTCTGGGACTCGTCGGTTTGGGGCTGTCTGCAGGGGGAGCCGCCGCGATCAACATGTGGTATGACCGCGACATTGACGCCGTCATGACACGTACAGCGAAGCGACCGCTGCCGTCTGGCGTCGTCTCGCCGGGCCAGGCCCTCACTTTTGGCCTGCTGCTTGGGGTTGCGTCAGTCGTGCTACTCGCGACGACCGTGAATTGGCTGGCGGCCATATTGTCTGGCGCGGGGTATGTGTACTACGCCGTCATCTACACAATGCTGCTCAAGCGTCGGACGCCGCAAAACATCGTCATCGGTGGGGGCGCTGGCGCGTTTCCTCCGTTGGTCGGCTGGGCTGTGGTCACTGGTCACTTGAGCCTGATGGCGGTACTGATGTTCGTCGTCATCTTCCTGTGGACGCCGTCCCATTTCTGGGGCTTGGCGTTGTATAAGAATGAGGATTACACGCGGGCGGGCGTGCCGATGATGCCTGTCGCAAAGGGATCTCGCTCGACCAAACGACAAATGGTTGCGTACGCGGTGTTGCTTTTGGCAGCGTCCCTGGCGCTGACGCCCGTGATGCGAGCGGAAATCTTGTACACAGTGTTGGCAGGCATTTTTGGACTTGGATTTCTGCTGGTCAACATCCGGCTGTTGAGCGAACCGGATGACGAGCACAGATGGTCTAAGCGAACCTTCTTCGCCTCGCTGTTGTATCTGCCAGCCATGTTTACCGTGATGGCGATTTGCGCGCTGGCCTGA
- a CDS encoding recombinase family protein, producing the protein MHIPVELPLRLRWTVRSSPCTPWRYVIYREIGSSDSINFRPEFKRLLKDIENDFYDAVVVMDYDRLSRGDKEDRARVEKILQQSNTLVVTPTRVYDLNDEDQELITDIEGVFARYEYRMIKKRFQRGKKIGARLGHWTNGPAPFPY; encoded by the coding sequence GTGCATATACCTGTTGAATTGCCGCTTCGCCTTCGCTGGACCGTACGAAGTAGTCCCTGTACGCCCTGGCGCTATGTAATCTACCGGGAAATCGGTAGTTCCGACAGTATCAACTTCCGGCCCGAATTCAAACGGCTGTTAAAAGACATCGAAAATGATTTTTACGACGCCGTGGTGGTCATGGACTATGACCGTCTCAGTCGGGGGGACAAAGAGGACCGTGCACGGGTCGAGAAAATTCTTCAGCAGTCGAACACCCTCGTCGTCACGCCCACTCGTGTATACGACCTGAACGATGAAGATCAGGAACTCATCACGGACATCGAAGGCGTTTTTGCGCGCTACGAGTATCGGATGATCAAGAAACGGTTTCAGCGCGGCAAGAAGATCGGTGCCCGCCTTGGTCACTGGACAAACGGTCCCGCCCCTTTTCCCTATTAA
- a CDS encoding ubiquinol oxidase subunit II, protein MGRSPHRARNLIISAAVLLLFVTGCGPQYMVLDPAGPVGREELHLIILSAILVGIVIVPVLILLFYIVWRYRDKPGNTAPYKPKWSESKKLEFVWWGIPIVIVGVLGVFTARTTFALTKPPAESQNVTPITIQVTSLDWKWLFQYPGQGIATVNYAEIPTGVPIQFELTSDAPMNSFWVPQLGGQEYTMPGMAMRLWLEADKAGTYYGHGANFTGEGFAHMNFNVIATSDENFNAWVKQVKASSPALTMAGYDQLKKPSVIGTKSYSSFPSGLFNGTIWADGGQYMPGMMKQTGSSNSTGSGSHGAGNTAGMSGMSGMGNMTGNSSN, encoded by the coding sequence ATGGGGCGCAGTCCACACCGAGCAAGAAACTTGATAATCAGCGCAGCGGTTCTGCTGCTCTTTGTGACCGGCTGCGGACCGCAGTACATGGTACTCGATCCGGCTGGACCGGTTGGACGGGAAGAGCTGCACCTGATCATCCTGTCAGCAATTTTGGTTGGTATTGTGATTGTCCCAGTCCTGATTTTGTTGTTCTACATCGTCTGGCGGTACCGTGACAAGCCGGGCAACACCGCACCTTATAAGCCGAAATGGTCAGAGAGTAAGAAGCTGGAGTTTGTCTGGTGGGGGATCCCGATTGTCATCGTTGGGGTACTTGGCGTTTTCACGGCGAGAACGACGTTCGCGCTGACGAAGCCGCCGGCCGAGTCGCAAAACGTGACACCCATCACGATTCAGGTGACTTCGTTGGATTGGAAGTGGCTGTTCCAGTATCCCGGTCAAGGGATTGCAACCGTGAACTATGCCGAGATCCCAACCGGCGTGCCGATTCAGTTCGAACTGACTTCAGATGCACCGATGAACTCGTTCTGGGTTCCTCAACTGGGGGGACAGGAGTACACCATGCCGGGCATGGCGATGCGTCTCTGGCTGGAGGCCGATAAGGCGGGAACCTATTACGGCCATGGCGCGAACTTCACGGGAGAAGGATTTGCACACATGAACTTTAACGTGATCGCGACGTCAGACGAAAACTTTAATGCCTGGGTCAAGCAAGTGAAGGCATCTTCGCCGGCGCTCACGATGGCCGGGTATGACCAGCTTAAGAAACCAAGCGTCATTGGCACCAAGTCGTACAGCTCATTCCCGTCTGGGTTGTTCAACGGCACCATTTGGGCGGACGGCGGACAGTACATGCCGGGCATGATGAAACAGACCGGCTCGTCCAACTCGACTGGTTCCGGCAGTCATGGGGCTGGCAACACGGCAGGCATGAGCGGCATGTCAGGCATGGGCAATATGACCGGCAATTCTTCGAATTGA
- a CDS encoding recombinase family protein, with product MPALVTGQTVPPLFPINSEARSLDIDSEKLEIYNYIKQRILNGATCGAVCWELNRRGIPSPKGKLWSESVLYRLILNEVHLGRVVYGKTSGGLHKKRKAAPFKVIPRENWIVVESAHPAVKTPEEHAEIITLLESRRIQPKHARRGTYVLSGLLFCGKCGYSLQFQRKENGRTLEVPENRRVRQSLWQSWHRTRACGNGRHGKPAKARSGTFERTSKG from the coding sequence GTGCCCGCCTTGGTCACTGGACAAACGGTCCCGCCCCTTTTCCCTATTAATTCCGAAGCGAGGAGCCTAGACATTGACTCTGAGAAACTCGAGATCTACAACTACATCAAGCAACGAATCTTGAACGGCGCAACATGCGGCGCGGTCTGCTGGGAACTCAACCGTCGCGGCATCCCGTCGCCAAAGGGAAAGCTGTGGTCGGAGAGCGTCTTGTATCGCCTGATTCTCAATGAGGTGCACCTAGGCCGGGTGGTCTATGGCAAGACAAGCGGTGGATTGCACAAGAAACGCAAAGCGGCTCCCTTCAAAGTGATTCCCCGCGAAAACTGGATCGTCGTCGAGAGTGCGCATCCAGCGGTCAAGACGCCGGAAGAGCATGCGGAAATCATCACCCTGCTGGAAAGCCGCAGGATTCAGCCGAAGCACGCTCGACGCGGTACCTATGTACTCTCTGGCCTTCTCTTCTGCGGCAAGTGCGGCTACTCTCTGCAATTCCAGCGCAAAGAGAACGGGCGCACCCTCGAAGTGCCAGAAAACCGACGCGTTCGGCAATCCTTGTGGCAATCGTGGCATCGAACTCGAGCATGTGGAAATGGCCGTCATGGAAAGCCTGCGAAAGCACGAAGCGGAACTTTTGAAAGGACCAGCAAAGGTTGA
- a CDS encoding 4-hydroxy-3-methylbut-2-enyl diphosphate reductase, translating to MHVIRITPRGYCHGVVGAMNIVQSAVNDPTLPRPIYIVGMIVHNRHVVDAFNSEGVITLDGGSRMALLDQASGGTVIFTAHGVAPDVRRRAAERGLYVLDATCPDVTRTHDLIRDRVAAGYDIIYIGRKGHPEPEGAVGIAPSRVHLVEAEADLRTLTLTNDRIAVTNQTTLSQWDTAALIEKIKARYPTAEVYNEICMATQLRQQAVAELAGEADLCIVVGDTRSNNSNRLVQVSEEIAGTPTKLVSDVSQIDIKWLFGKHTVAVTSGASTPSAITRSVIDYLEQFDESDATTWGRKATVADALILPKPRIAVRGVTNVVS from the coding sequence GTGCACGTGATTCGAATTACGCCACGCGGGTATTGTCACGGTGTCGTCGGCGCCATGAATATTGTGCAGTCCGCAGTGAATGACCCGACGTTACCCAGGCCCATCTATATCGTCGGAATGATCGTCCACAACCGCCACGTGGTGGATGCCTTCAACAGTGAAGGGGTGATTACGCTCGACGGAGGAAGTCGAATGGCTCTCCTGGATCAAGCGAGTGGCGGCACGGTAATCTTCACCGCGCACGGTGTTGCTCCAGACGTTCGTCGACGGGCTGCCGAACGCGGTCTCTACGTGCTTGATGCGACATGTCCCGATGTCACGCGGACTCATGATTTAATCCGGGATCGTGTCGCAGCAGGATACGACATTATCTACATTGGCCGTAAAGGGCATCCTGAACCGGAAGGCGCGGTCGGAATCGCGCCAAGCCGTGTGCATCTAGTTGAAGCCGAAGCAGATCTTCGAACCCTCACATTGACGAACGACCGGATTGCGGTCACGAACCAAACGACACTCAGTCAGTGGGACACAGCGGCGCTCATCGAGAAGATAAAAGCTCGCTACCCGACGGCAGAGGTCTACAATGAAATCTGCATGGCAACGCAGCTTCGGCAACAAGCCGTAGCAGAGCTTGCCGGAGAGGCAGATTTGTGCATCGTCGTTGGTGATACGCGGAGTAACAACTCCAATCGTTTGGTTCAAGTATCAGAAGAAATCGCAGGAACACCGACAAAACTCGTGTCTGACGTCAGTCAAATAGACATCAAATGGCTGTTTGGGAAGCACACAGTGGCAGTTACTTCGGGTGCGTCTACACCGAGCGCGATAACGCGATCCGTGATCGATTACCTGGAACAGTTTGACGAAAGTGACGCAACCACCTGGGGACGTAAAGCCACCGTCGCGGATGCCCTGATTCTTCCTAAGCCGCGCATTGCCGTTCGAGGTGTCACCAATGTGGTTTCCTGA
- a CDS encoding cytochrome (ubi)quinol oxidase subunit III, whose product MPDAIHAGHPVVAASDKPLEYQDPNQSVKILGFWLFLATDMLLFGCLFATYLVVRTHTDGGPTPQSIFDIPGFTLETFFLLTSSFTGGLSTLAMRNGNKKALLTWLAITIALGLAFIGFEVKEFVGDVALGATWQRSAFLSAFFTLVGTHGSHVSIGLVWMFLTLLQVAKRGITPITSRKVFVVNLYWHFLDVVWVFIFTIVYLSGRVM is encoded by the coding sequence ATGCCTGACGCGATTCACGCTGGGCATCCGGTGGTGGCGGCCAGTGACAAGCCGTTGGAGTACCAGGACCCAAACCAGTCGGTCAAGATTCTCGGGTTTTGGCTCTTCCTGGCGACTGACATGTTGTTATTTGGCTGTCTCTTTGCGACCTATCTGGTCGTGCGTACCCACACGGATGGGGGTCCGACGCCACAGTCCATCTTTGATATTCCCGGGTTCACCCTGGAAACGTTTTTCCTGCTCACAAGCAGTTTTACTGGCGGTTTGTCCACGCTGGCCATGCGCAATGGAAACAAGAAGGCGCTTCTCACCTGGCTGGCGATCACGATTGCACTCGGTCTCGCCTTCATCGGGTTTGAAGTGAAGGAGTTTGTTGGCGATGTCGCACTCGGTGCCACCTGGCAGCGAAGCGCGTTTCTTTCCGCCTTCTTCACGCTGGTTGGGACGCACGGAAGCCACGTGTCAATTGGTCTGGTGTGGATGTTCCTGACCCTGTTGCAAGTTGCGAAGCGGGGCATCACGCCGATTACCTCGCGTAAGGTGTTCGTTGTAAACCTGTACTGGCACTTCCTCGACGTCGTGTGGGTGTTCATCTTTACAATTGTCTATCTCTCGGGGAGGGTGATGTGA
- a CDS encoding CGCGG family putative rSAM-modified RiPP protein, with translation MGNWSVNLETEQYVENRELILKDSIEAILDTKPGYFVNLAVSENHGNPDDYLVPALQQHFGDQIQIRFIDQCGCGGYVYRVTRNS, from the coding sequence ATGGGGAACTGGTCAGTAAACCTTGAAACGGAACAATACGTGGAAAATCGGGAACTCATTTTGAAGGACTCCATTGAGGCGATCCTGGACACAAAGCCAGGGTACTTTGTGAACTTGGCCGTTTCCGAGAACCATGGCAATCCTGACGATTACCTGGTTCCGGCGCTCCAACAGCACTTTGGCGACCAGATTCAGATCCGATTTATCGATCAGTGCGGTTGCGGTGGATATGTCTATCGGGTGACGCGAAATTCGTAA
- a CDS encoding cytochrome o ubiquinol oxidase subunit IV → MAAQNGVTRSPGHQKHKATQYIIGYLSSLILTAIAFTLALTHSMRVGPLVVLLTILAGLQVVVQLYFFMHITEGDGPPYHAVFLVLGLLFTFAIALMSIWIMGFPAFMAQVA, encoded by the coding sequence ATGGCGGCGCAAAACGGCGTCACCCGGAGTCCGGGTCATCAAAAACACAAGGCAACGCAATACATCATTGGGTATCTGTCGTCACTGATTCTGACGGCCATAGCGTTCACCTTGGCGCTCACCCATTCCATGCGGGTCGGGCCGCTGGTCGTCCTGCTCACGATTTTGGCCGGACTGCAAGTCGTGGTTCAATTGTACTTCTTCATGCACATTACGGAAGGCGACGGCCCTCCGTACCACGCCGTGTTTTTGGTGCTGGGTCTCTTGTTCACATTCGCGATCGCGTTGATGTCCATCTGGATTATGGGCTTCCCAGCCTTCATGGCACAGGTGGCGTGA
- a CDS encoding cbb3-type cytochrome c oxidase subunit I, with product MPSSFMQFADKYLMWKEGPMIWGSDVAILLVSIGILFTLTYFHKWKWLWKEWITTVDHKKIGIMYLICALLMMFRGGADAELLRTQLAVPNNHFLTAEHYDQIFTTHGTIMILFMAMPFIFALFNIVVPLQIGARDVAFPYLNAISFWLFFFAAMLFNLSFVFGGSPDASWVSYPPLSELGFDPGPGENYYLLALQITGIGSIATGINFLATIFKMRAPGMKLMRMPLFTWSVVAASVVIIFAFPALAIAIALLTLDRIAGTHFFTILHGGNPMMFVNLFWLWGHPEVYIVVLPAFGVYSEVVATFARKRVFGYGSMVASLMLISVISYFVWAHHFFTMGAGADVNTFFAIASMMVGIPTGVKVFNWLFTMYRGRIRMTLPMLWTIAFVPCFAIGGATGVMLAAAPADYQYHNSYFLIAHFHQVLIGGTVFGLIAGMYYWWPKMFGFKLDERLGRWAFWFFNIGFYVCFMPQYALGFMGMQRRMYTYPANMGWNTLNLISTIGAYIMGIGFVFIVIQVIYSIKHGERDLTGDPWDARTLEWALPSPAPHYNFAVIPTVTDRDVWWEMKEQGRADELKPKEADIRPIHMPKNSSRPFFMGLAFFVAGFGFVFDWLWLGFLGLAGVAVCMIARALEYNDDYHIPAEEVIETEASLGRLS from the coding sequence ATGCCGTCAAGTTTTATGCAGTTCGCAGATAAATATCTGATGTGGAAGGAAGGGCCGATGATTTGGGGGTCGGATGTAGCCATTCTGCTCGTCTCCATCGGCATTCTCTTCACCTTAACGTATTTCCACAAATGGAAGTGGTTGTGGAAAGAGTGGATCACGACCGTTGACCACAAGAAAATTGGCATTATGTACTTGATATGTGCCCTATTGATGATGTTTCGAGGCGGGGCGGATGCGGAGCTTCTTCGCACGCAGCTTGCGGTTCCAAACAACCACTTTCTAACGGCTGAGCATTATGACCAGATTTTCACGACGCACGGTACTATCATGATTCTGTTCATGGCTATGCCGTTCATCTTCGCATTGTTTAACATCGTCGTGCCTTTGCAGATTGGTGCGCGCGATGTGGCGTTCCCTTACTTGAACGCAATCTCTTTCTGGCTGTTTTTCTTTGCGGCAATGCTGTTCAATCTGAGCTTCGTTTTCGGTGGCTCGCCGGACGCAAGTTGGGTCAGTTACCCGCCGCTTTCGGAACTTGGGTTCGACCCTGGTCCGGGTGAAAACTATTATCTGCTAGCACTTCAAATCACCGGTATCGGCAGTATTGCAACGGGCATCAACTTCCTGGCGACCATCTTCAAAATGCGCGCCCCTGGTATGAAGCTGATGCGGATGCCGCTGTTCACGTGGTCCGTCGTGGCTGCAAGTGTCGTCATCATCTTCGCCTTTCCGGCGCTGGCCATCGCGATCGCGCTGTTAACATTGGATCGCATCGCAGGTACACATTTCTTTACGATTTTGCACGGCGGCAACCCGATGATGTTCGTAAATCTGTTCTGGTTGTGGGGGCATCCGGAGGTCTATATCGTTGTTTTGCCGGCCTTTGGTGTGTACTCCGAGGTCGTTGCGACCTTCGCTCGCAAGCGTGTCTTCGGTTATGGATCGATGGTAGCGTCGTTGATGCTGATCAGCGTAATCAGCTACTTCGTCTGGGCACACCACTTCTTCACCATGGGCGCCGGCGCTGATGTGAACACGTTCTTCGCCATTGCCTCCATGATGGTTGGTATCCCAACAGGTGTAAAGGTGTTCAACTGGCTGTTCACCATGTACCGAGGTCGGATCCGCATGACCCTGCCAATGCTCTGGACGATCGCGTTCGTTCCCTGCTTCGCTATCGGAGGCGCCACGGGCGTCATGCTGGCAGCGGCACCGGCAGACTATCAGTACCACAACAGTTACTTCCTGATCGCGCACTTCCATCAGGTATTGATTGGCGGAACAGTGTTCGGGCTGATTGCAGGTATGTATTACTGGTGGCCGAAAATGTTCGGCTTCAAGCTGGACGAACGGCTTGGACGTTGGGCTTTCTGGTTCTTTAACATCGGCTTTTACGTTTGTTTCATGCCGCAGTACGCGCTTGGTTTCATGGGTATGCAGCGGCGTATGTACACCTACCCGGCGAACATGGGCTGGAACACGCTGAATCTGATTTCGACGATTGGCGCTTACATCATGGGGATCGGGTTTGTGTTTATCGTCATCCAGGTCATCTATAGCATCAAGCATGGCGAACGTGACCTGACAGGCGACCCGTGGGATGCACGCACCCTCGAATGGGCTTTGCCATCCCCTGCGCCACACTACAATTTTGCCGTGATTCCAACGGTGACAGATCGCGACGTGTGGTGGGAAATGAAAGAGCAGGGCCGTGCGGATGAACTGAAGCCTAAAGAGGCGGATATCCGGCCGATTCACATGCCGAAAAACTCCTCGCGTCCATTCTTTATGGGATTGGCATTCTTTGTTGCCGGCTTCGGGTTTGTCTTTGACTGGTTGTGGCTGGGCTTCCTTGGCCTCGCAGGGGTCGCCGTGTGCATGATTGCCCGCGCGCTCGAGTACAACGACGACTATCACATTCCAGCCGAAGAAGTGATTGAGACGGAAGCGTCTTTAGGGAGGTTGTCATAA
- a CDS encoding COX15/CtaA family protein — MKANPRTVVESRLRHRHSKTYWLSVATLIGIFVVNTLGFTDTITGSAMGCGRNWPLCNGQLIPSMWSTATLIEYVHRLSVVVGGGLLMWFSVVALRKYGRVVSVRIFVTLALLGVVLEGALGALAVLFVNPPAVMAAHLGIALITFVAMVLVTDVIDQRDRANVATARRLGDRESKRAQAAAYAPQLKTLSRLVWWSIPYGYVAIYVGAYVASTGYGGFFQGWPIPTESPAMVGPAFWVDVLHRTIALGFVLWMGVLVWKSWRLREAGRRYFIESCVVFVFVCLQAVTGALLIATHLSDIAFLLHVTNVSLLFATQCHLGFTLFVRRAAGHSTEHRSAERTRHRHVV, encoded by the coding sequence ATGAAGGCAAATCCAAGGACCGTTGTCGAGTCGCGTTTGAGGCACCGGCATTCGAAGACATATTGGCTGTCGGTTGCCACGCTGATTGGCATCTTCGTGGTCAATACGCTCGGCTTTACAGACACCATCACGGGCTCTGCGATGGGTTGCGGACGAAATTGGCCGCTGTGTAACGGCCAGTTGATCCCCTCCATGTGGAGTACAGCCACATTGATTGAATACGTTCATCGTCTGAGTGTCGTGGTTGGCGGCGGATTGCTGATGTGGTTCAGTGTCGTGGCGCTTCGCAAATACGGTCGTGTGGTCAGTGTACGGATCTTTGTGACGCTCGCGTTGCTAGGTGTCGTGCTCGAAGGCGCGCTCGGTGCACTGGCCGTTTTGTTCGTCAACCCGCCGGCGGTGATGGCTGCGCATTTAGGGATTGCGCTGATCACGTTTGTGGCCATGGTGCTCGTGACGGACGTGATCGACCAACGAGACCGGGCCAATGTTGCGACCGCACGACGTTTGGGGGACAGAGAATCAAAGCGTGCGCAAGCTGCAGCGTACGCTCCGCAGTTGAAAACCTTGTCGCGCCTCGTCTGGTGGTCGATTCCATACGGATATGTGGCCATTTACGTAGGTGCCTATGTGGCAAGCACCGGGTATGGCGGGTTCTTTCAGGGATGGCCCATTCCGACCGAATCTCCCGCGATGGTTGGTCCCGCATTCTGGGTTGACGTCCTGCACCGCACGATCGCGCTTGGCTTCGTCCTTTGGATGGGTGTACTGGTGTGGAAATCCTGGCGCCTACGCGAAGCAGGGCGGCGCTATTTCATCGAGAGCTGTGTAGTGTTCGTATTCGTGTGTCTTCAAGCTGTGACGGGCGCACTGCTCATCGCAACGCATCTCTCAGACATCGCGTTTTTGCTGCACGTGACGAACGTGTCCTTGCTGTTTGCGACTCAATGTCATCTCGGATTTACGTTGTTTGTAAGACGTGCCGCAGGGCACAGCACTGAACACCGAAGTGCCGAGCGAACAAGGCATCGGCACGTAGTCTAA
- a CDS encoding amino acid decarboxylase gives MELMELLKVERDDVRLTIDARDAIRKGFHPRHEILKLVDEAQSGTLCEIHVPHRTGPLIAALEGMGLNVAVSEVEPGHWRLRVIKI, from the coding sequence ATGGAACTTATGGAATTGTTAAAGGTTGAGCGCGACGATGTGCGCCTGACGATTGATGCCCGCGACGCGATCCGAAAAGGATTCCATCCAAGGCACGAAATCCTGAAGCTGGTCGATGAGGCGCAGAGCGGTACACTGTGCGAAATACATGTACCACACCGGACTGGGCCACTTATCGCAGCCCTCGAAGGCATGGGACTGAATGTGGCGGTATCGGAAGTCGAACCCGGACATTGGCGGTTGCGCGTGATAAAGATATGA
- a CDS encoding indolepyruvate ferredoxin oxidoreductase subunit alpha yields MAFVITSPCIGEKAADCVEACPVDAIHDGGDTYLIDPDVCIDCGACEPVCPVAAIFQEDYVPEEEQQWIAINRDFYQNPR; encoded by the coding sequence ATGGCGTTCGTTATCACATCGCCATGTATCGGCGAAAAAGCAGCCGACTGCGTGGAGGCTTGTCCAGTCGATGCAATCCATGACGGCGGGGACACCTATCTCATCGACCCGGACGTATGCATCGACTGCGGCGCCTGTGAACCGGTATGCCCCGTAGCGGCGATTTTCCAAGAGGATTACGTGCCTGAGGAAGAGCAGCAATGGATTGCCATCAACAGGGATTTTTATCAAAATCCTCGATAG
- a CDS encoding c-type cytochrome: MNRLKLILFVAGAVLVVSGCGAGSNTGSNNSTAGQAPKQLVNIPSKPASQIQLTDTSMPGYKLFQQTCASCHGPKGQGDYGPPIYAIGQYWNTQQLTAFVEQGRGGMPPRGGLTSDSQVQQVVVWLEKQGK; the protein is encoded by the coding sequence ATGAATCGCCTAAAGCTCATACTTTTCGTCGCCGGGGCAGTACTTGTGGTGTCTGGTTGCGGGGCTGGGTCTAACACAGGGAGTAACAACAGCACGGCAGGGCAGGCGCCTAAGCAACTCGTAAATATCCCAAGTAAACCCGCTTCCCAGATTCAACTCACGGACACCTCAATGCCTGGATACAAACTGTTTCAACAGACTTGTGCCAGCTGCCACGGTCCGAAAGGGCAGGGAGACTATGGGCCACCTATCTACGCCATAGGCCAGTACTGGAATACGCAACAGTTGACGGCTTTCGTGGAGCAAGGACGAGGCGGAATGCCACCTCGCGGCGGTCTAACCAGTGATTCACAGGTACAGCAGGTTGTCGTCTGGCTCGAGAAACAAGGAAAATAA